The following coding sequences are from one Lolium rigidum isolate FL_2022 chromosome 6, APGP_CSIRO_Lrig_0.1, whole genome shotgun sequence window:
- the LOC124661739 gene encoding uncharacterized protein LOC124661739: MYHNSNGPTEHLALVRAAATNIRMLLVTSGSDGASGRGRPAPSPSQKGSVRGEVGVREVAMSCIVSYSGNVNNTGDSRYLAMWSATEWCSGIGIQQSVVWPEPETNMAEAPEQQLYLLVAGAWSSTSSGASCAGSELKTNLASW, from the exons ATGTACCACAACTCCAATGGGCCTACAGAACACCTAGCTCTGGTCCGCGCGGCCGCCACTAACATCAGGATGCTACTCGTCACCTCTGGTTCGGATGGGGCGAGTGGGAGAGGTCGTCCAGCACCATCTCCATCTCAAAAAG GTTCGGTCAGGGGCGAAGTTGGAGTCCGCGAGGTTGCAATGTCATGTATCGTGTCTTATTCAGGGAACGTGAACAATACCGGCGACTCCAGGTATTTGGCAAT GTGGAGTGCAACTGAGTGGTGTAGTGGAATTGGGATCCAACAAAG TGTTGTTTGGCCGGAGCCGGAGACGAACATGGCGGAGGCTCCGGAGCAGCAACTCTACTTGTTGGTGGCGGGAGCCTGGAGCAGCAcctcaagtggggcaagttgcgcGGGGTCGGAGTTGAAGACTAACCTGGCTTCCTGGTGA